One part of the Spartinivicinus poritis genome encodes these proteins:
- the lldD gene encoding FMN-dependent L-lactate dehydrogenase LldD: MIISASTDYRSAAKAKLPPFLFHYIDGGSYDERTLKRNTDDLGEIALRQRVLRDMSNLTINTELFGEKLAMPVALAPVGLSGMYARRGEVQAAKAAEKKGIPFTLSTVSVCPIEEVTSAIQRPMWFQLYVLKDRGFMKNVLERAKAAGVSTLVFTVDMPVPGARYRDMHSGMSGPNAAIRRIFQAMRHPSWALDVGLLGKPHDLGNISTYRGTPTKLEDYIGWLGANFDPSISWKDLEWIRDMWEGPMVIKGILDTDDAKDAVRFGADGIVVSNHGGRQLDGVLSTAKALPAIADVVKGNLKILVDSGIRTGLDVVRMLALGADCTLIGRSFVYALAAQGGAGVENLLNLYENEIRVAMTLTGANSISELSQDSLVSKP; encoded by the coding sequence ATGATTATTTCTGCTTCCACAGACTACCGGTCAGCCGCCAAAGCAAAACTACCGCCATTTCTTTTTCACTATATTGATGGTGGTTCATACGATGAGCGAACGTTAAAGCGCAATACCGATGACCTGGGCGAAATAGCCCTTCGTCAACGAGTCCTTAGGGATATGTCTAACTTAACCATTAATACTGAGTTATTTGGAGAAAAGCTGGCCATGCCTGTTGCGTTGGCGCCTGTTGGCTTAAGTGGTATGTATGCTCGCCGGGGCGAAGTGCAAGCAGCAAAAGCAGCAGAAAAAAAAGGAATTCCATTTACCTTATCAACGGTGTCTGTTTGCCCAATAGAAGAAGTGACCTCTGCTATTCAAAGGCCCATGTGGTTTCAGTTATATGTGCTGAAAGACCGAGGTTTTATGAAAAATGTACTCGAAAGGGCAAAAGCCGCAGGGGTTAGTACATTAGTTTTCACCGTTGATATGCCTGTGCCTGGGGCACGCTATCGCGATATGCATTCAGGGATGAGTGGACCAAATGCCGCCATTCGTCGTATTTTTCAAGCGATGCGTCACCCTAGTTGGGCACTGGATGTTGGTCTATTAGGTAAACCCCATGACCTGGGTAATATTTCTACTTATCGAGGCACACCCACCAAACTTGAAGATTATATTGGTTGGCTCGGTGCTAATTTCGACCCTTCTATTTCATGGAAAGACTTAGAGTGGATTCGCGATATGTGGGAAGGCCCCATGGTAATTAAAGGTATTTTAGATACAGACGATGCCAAAGATGCCGTGCGTTTTGGTGCTGATGGTATTGTCGTTTCAAACCACGGTGGAAGACAGTTGGATGGTGTTTTATCTACTGCTAAAGCATTACCTGCCATTGCAGATGTCGTGAAGGGTAATCTTAAAATTCTAGTGGATTCTGGTATTCGCACCGGGCTGGATGTTGTTCGCATGCTGGCTTTAGGCGCAGACTGTACCTTGATTGGTCGCTCCTTTGTTTATGCGCTTGCCGCACAAGGTGGCGCAGGGGTAGAAAACCTGTTAAATCTTTATGAAAACGAAATCCGTGTCGCTATGACCTTAACGGGTGCCAATAGCATTTCAGAGCTGTCGCAAGACTCGTTGGTTTCAAAGCCTTAG
- a CDS encoding L-lactate permease, with protein sequence MSEALLALVAFSPIIVAAVLLIGFNWPAKKAMPIAFGLTVLIAVMFWDMSGTRVLASVFQGLGITVSVLWIVFGAIFLLNTLKHTGAITTIRNGFTDISPDRRVQAIIIAWCFGSFIEGASGFGTPAAIAAPLLVAIGFPALAAVIIGMMIQSTPVSFGAVGTPIIVGVNKGLDTHKIGEVLVANGSSWDIYLQQITSSVALIHATVGTLIPVLMAMMLTRFFGKNKSWTEGLSILPFALFAGAAFTIPYALTGVFLGAEFPSLIGGLVSLAIVVTAAKKGFLVPKQQWDFETEDKWPKEWLGSLKINLDENTKPMSLTKAWTPYVLLAVILVVSRVSTEFKSFLQSVSLDFNHILGEVGISTVIQPLYLPGGILVFVALIAAFLQTKSAKPSAGSRPLVNAFSESSKTLVGAGFVLIFTIPMVRIFINSGVNGADLASMPVTAANYVANLVGSAFPALSATVGALGAFIAGSNTVSNMMFSQFQYEAAQALTISSVVIIALQAVGAAAGNMIAIHNVVAASATVGLLGREGATLRKTAIPTAYYLIVTGIIGLILIYGFQLNDALMGP encoded by the coding sequence ATGAGTGAAGCACTACTAGCCCTAGTGGCTTTTTCACCCATCATAGTGGCAGCCGTACTGTTAATAGGCTTTAACTGGCCCGCGAAAAAAGCTATGCCAATTGCATTTGGTTTAACAGTTTTGATTGCCGTGATGTTCTGGGATATGTCTGGCACCCGGGTGTTGGCTTCTGTTTTTCAAGGCTTGGGAATTACCGTATCAGTACTATGGATTGTGTTTGGCGCCATTTTCTTGCTAAATACTCTTAAGCATACCGGCGCTATTACTACCATTCGCAATGGCTTTACCGATATTTCTCCAGACCGTCGTGTGCAAGCCATTATTATTGCCTGGTGTTTCGGCTCCTTTATTGAAGGGGCTTCTGGATTTGGCACCCCCGCTGCTATTGCCGCTCCTTTACTGGTGGCTATTGGGTTCCCTGCTCTTGCAGCAGTCATAATAGGCATGATGATTCAGTCGACACCTGTTTCTTTTGGTGCAGTGGGTACACCAATTATTGTTGGGGTTAACAAGGGGCTCGACACTCACAAAATTGGCGAAGTGCTTGTTGCTAACGGCTCGAGCTGGGATATTTATCTGCAACAAATTACCTCAAGTGTCGCATTGATTCATGCAACTGTTGGCACCTTGATACCGGTATTAATGGCGATGATGCTGACTCGCTTTTTTGGTAAAAATAAAAGCTGGACTGAAGGATTAAGCATTCTGCCATTTGCCTTATTTGCGGGTGCTGCTTTTACTATCCCCTATGCGCTAACTGGCGTGTTCCTTGGCGCTGAATTTCCATCGTTGATTGGCGGCCTGGTGAGTTTAGCTATTGTGGTAACAGCTGCCAAAAAAGGCTTTTTGGTGCCCAAGCAGCAATGGGATTTCGAAACAGAAGACAAATGGCCTAAAGAGTGGTTAGGCTCGCTAAAAATAAATCTGGATGAAAACACAAAGCCGATGAGTCTAACAAAAGCCTGGACACCTTATGTATTGTTAGCGGTTATTCTGGTAGTTAGCCGGGTTAGCACAGAGTTTAAAAGCTTCTTACAAAGTGTCAGTCTTGATTTTAATCATATTCTTGGTGAAGTTGGCATCAGTACAGTTATTCAACCCCTCTATTTACCCGGTGGCATTTTAGTTTTTGTCGCTTTAATAGCTGCTTTTCTTCAAACTAAAAGTGCAAAGCCTTCAGCTGGTAGCAGGCCTTTAGTAAATGCTTTCAGTGAATCCAGTAAAACACTAGTCGGTGCAGGCTTTGTTTTAATATTTACTATTCCTATGGTACGTATTTTTATTAATTCAGGTGTCAATGGCGCAGACTTGGCAAGCATGCCAGTAACAGCAGCTAATTATGTGGCTAACCTAGTGGGTTCTGCATTTCCCGCGTTAAGTGCTACTGTTGGTGCTTTAGGTGCTTTCATTGCTGGATCTAATACAGTTTCTAATATGATGTTTAGTCAGTTTCAGTATGAAGCAGCCCAAGCACTAACAATCTCCAGTGTAGTCATTATCGCACTTCAAGCAGTTGGGGCGGCAGCAGGAAATATGATTGCTATCCACAATGTAGTCGCAGCCTCAGCAACGGTTGGACTTTTAGGGCGCGAAGGGGCAACCTTGCGAAAAACCGCTATTCCAACAGCCTACTACCTAATTGTAACTGGCATCATTGGTCTTATTTTGATTTACGGTTTTCAGTTAAATGATGCATTAATGGGCCCGTAG
- a CDS encoding LysR family transcriptional regulator: MRADDLVLFSLVVELGSFSKAAEESSLTNSVVSKRIAKLEEEIGTQLLYRTTRKLTLTEAGKALLHSAKSVKQATQEAMDAVSGFGENVSGHIKMSVPTISGELILADAVAEFCNLHPGLTVDMSLDNRFVDLVAGSYDLVIRTGYLEDSSLIARHILDSQWVVCASPSYIAKQGKPIEPIDLTKHNCLQYAYQTTGASDWEFKGDNGNYIVKVAGSFSTDNAAALRKAALGGHGIAYVPRCLVYHDFRNGQLVDIFPELVGKKLGIYAVYPFTRQPPNKVKLLIEHIRERYLTISHYF, translated from the coding sequence GTGCGAGCAGATGATTTAGTTTTGTTTTCTCTGGTGGTTGAGCTGGGCAGTTTTAGCAAGGCAGCAGAAGAAAGTAGCCTAACCAATTCGGTCGTTAGTAAAAGAATTGCCAAGCTGGAAGAAGAAATTGGTACCCAGCTTTTATACCGAACCACCCGGAAGCTAACACTGACAGAAGCAGGTAAGGCTTTGTTACACAGTGCAAAAAGTGTGAAGCAAGCCACTCAGGAGGCAATGGATGCAGTTTCAGGATTTGGAGAAAACGTTAGTGGTCACATTAAAATGTCAGTACCCACCATTTCTGGGGAATTGATATTGGCTGATGCAGTGGCTGAATTTTGTAACTTGCACCCTGGGCTGACCGTTGATATGTCTTTGGACAACCGCTTCGTTGACTTAGTGGCGGGTAGCTATGACTTGGTTATTCGTACTGGATACTTGGAGGATTCCAGCCTGATTGCTCGCCATATACTCGACTCCCAATGGGTGGTATGTGCATCTCCTTCGTATATTGCTAAGCAGGGTAAACCCATCGAACCCATTGATCTCACCAAACATAACTGTCTTCAATATGCTTATCAAACAACAGGGGCCAGTGACTGGGAATTTAAAGGGGATAACGGCAATTACATTGTTAAAGTGGCTGGATCTTTTTCTACTGATAATGCAGCCGCGCTTCGCAAAGCAGCCCTTGGTGGGCACGGAATAGCTTATGTGCCCCGTTGCCTGGTTTACCATGATTTTCGTAATGGCCAGCTAGTGGATATATTCCCAGAATTGGTGGGCAAAAAGCTGGGTATTTATGCGGTTTATCCTTTTACCAGACAGCCGCCGAATAAAGTAAAGCTGCTTATCGAGCATATTAGGGAAAGGTATTTAACTATCTCGCATTATTTTTAG
- a CDS encoding LysR family transcriptional regulator, with protein sequence MRWNLDQLEAFVTSVEAGSFSAAARKLGKAQSRISTAIANLEADLGFELFNRQARLPVLTPAGEEMYVEAQVVLVQCQRLQARAMTVLGGNEASLTIAMDEAMPIEPFEYFFQEVAKQFPLLKLTVLNGSQDDIAEWVETQQADLGILFHLSLLPDSLEFMQIGQITHSLIVSSTHPLASIAAPTVADLNQYRQLVIRGRMGKRQTKAVSSEYWYIDSYYHITSLVIKGIGWALVPEHVANIEWYSNASVKLSTQNIPGSFSVAMGVVKRRDRGCGQIMDWMLSEINTMFRQP encoded by the coding sequence ATGCGCTGGAACCTCGACCAACTAGAAGCCTTTGTTACATCAGTAGAGGCAGGTTCATTTTCTGCGGCTGCGCGTAAACTGGGTAAAGCACAATCGCGTATCAGCACCGCCATAGCCAACTTAGAGGCTGACCTTGGCTTTGAGTTATTTAACCGTCAAGCACGTCTACCAGTGCTTACTCCTGCTGGGGAAGAAATGTATGTAGAAGCCCAAGTGGTGCTAGTCCAATGTCAGCGGTTACAAGCTCGTGCAATGACTGTGCTTGGTGGGAATGAAGCATCACTCACAATAGCCATGGATGAAGCGATGCCTATCGAGCCTTTTGAGTATTTTTTTCAGGAAGTCGCTAAACAATTTCCTTTATTAAAGCTAACGGTACTTAATGGCTCTCAAGATGATATTGCAGAGTGGGTGGAAACCCAACAGGCGGACTTAGGCATTTTATTTCACTTAAGCCTGTTGCCCGATTCACTGGAATTTATGCAAATTGGTCAAATAACCCACTCCCTGATCGTTTCTTCCACACATCCATTAGCCAGCATTGCTGCACCAACTGTCGCAGATCTAAATCAATATCGACAGCTGGTTATTCGGGGGCGCATGGGTAAACGACAAACTAAAGCAGTATCTTCAGAATATTGGTATATAGATAGTTACTACCATATTACTTCTCTCGTTATTAAAGGGATTGGCTGGGCATTAGTTCCAGAACATGTGGCCAATATTGAGTGGTATAGTAATGCGTCAGTAAAGTTATCAACCCAAAATATTCCTGGCTCTTTTTCTGTTGCAATGGGAGTCGTTAAACGTCGTGATAGAGGTTGTGGTCAAATCATGGATTGGATGCTTTCTGAAATTAATACTATGTTTCGTCAGCCATAA
- a CDS encoding MATE family efflux transporter: MNSDYSNTNIRQTFLRYTIPSVVAMLVSGLYQIVDGFFIGRFIGFEGLAGINLIWPVICLISAVGVMIGLGCGSLISINRGQGNLATAKQTLFTGIGLLFMFGLLTVVITFLVSPSILVAQGASQQTLLYSMQYAEICTLGAVFSISATAMPLLIRNLESPKIATSLLIVGAVINIILDYLFIAQWQWGLKGAALATVIAQLIVMACSLLFFFSSYSSMRLGLSSLTFSVTRAIKITKLGASTLIMYLYISFVVALHNWLFMKYGSPVDVGAFAIVGYLMSLYYLLVEGVAEGIQPPVSYFFGANQNDNIQKILKLAIKVVIVSGVIWLLMLNLFPTAIISLFNGTDAELVNKTQNGVQLHLLTLFLDGFFVIATVYFLAINQGAKALMISVGNMLVQIPFLIILPQWLGINGIWLALPLSNIALFLIVAPMLWKDIQERCRQDQAQRFAVVTDL, encoded by the coding sequence ATGAATAGTGACTACTCGAATACTAATATTCGCCAAACCTTTTTACGTTATACCATACCCTCTGTCGTGGCCATGCTGGTCAGTGGTTTGTACCAGATTGTAGATGGCTTCTTTATCGGTCGGTTTATTGGGTTTGAGGGGCTGGCAGGCATTAACCTGATATGGCCGGTTATTTGTCTTATTTCTGCTGTTGGTGTGATGATAGGGCTAGGGTGTGGTAGCCTGATTTCAATTAATAGAGGGCAAGGTAATTTAGCGACAGCAAAGCAAACTTTATTTACCGGGATCGGTTTGCTTTTTATGTTTGGTTTGCTAACTGTGGTGATAACATTTCTGGTAAGCCCTTCAATATTGGTAGCTCAAGGAGCCTCTCAACAAACACTGTTGTATAGTATGCAGTATGCTGAAATATGTACGTTAGGTGCGGTATTTTCTATCAGCGCAACTGCAATGCCTTTATTAATACGTAATTTAGAAAGCCCCAAAATTGCAACCAGCTTACTGATTGTTGGTGCGGTTATTAACATCATTTTGGATTATCTATTTATTGCCCAATGGCAGTGGGGGCTAAAAGGCGCTGCTCTTGCTACTGTTATTGCACAGTTGATAGTCATGGCTTGTAGTTTACTATTCTTTTTTTCTTCATATTCATCCATGAGGTTGGGGCTGTCATCATTAACATTTAGTGTTACTAGAGCAATTAAGATCACCAAGCTTGGCGCTTCTACCTTGATAATGTATTTGTATATTAGCTTTGTTGTTGCATTGCATAACTGGTTGTTTATGAAATATGGTTCACCAGTGGATGTAGGGGCATTTGCGATAGTGGGTTATTTGATGTCCCTCTATTATTTACTTGTTGAAGGCGTGGCAGAAGGTATTCAACCACCCGTCAGTTATTTTTTTGGTGCGAATCAAAACGATAATATTCAAAAAATACTTAAATTGGCAATTAAAGTAGTAATAGTCAGTGGTGTAATTTGGCTGTTGATGCTTAACCTGTTTCCCACAGCGATTATCAGCTTATTTAATGGAACTGATGCAGAGTTAGTCAACAAAACCCAAAATGGGGTACAGCTGCATTTATTAACACTATTTCTTGATGGGTTCTTTGTTATTGCTACGGTTTATTTTTTAGCAATCAACCAAGGAGCAAAAGCACTAATGATATCTGTTGGCAACATGCTGGTTCAGATACCGTTCTTAATTATCTTGCCCCAATGGCTAGGGATTAATGGAATATGGCTAGCTCTACCACTTTCAAATATAGCGCTGTTTTTGATAGTAGCGCCGATGTTATGGAAAGATATACAAGAGCGGTGTAGGCAAGATCAAGCTCAACGTTTTGCTGTGGTCACTGATCTATGA
- a CDS encoding EAL domain-containing protein, with protein sequence MSNRQNLLEGSELYNNIENPHILVVDDEPLIREVICETLMSEKYITEQSCDGIEALYKIKNDTNKYDLIITDLKMPKMDGIALLKEIRKLDANQPVIVLTGHGNLDDAYSLLVEYKISDFFSKPQIGSDRLLFSVRNALEKYRLINELISITTELKTSNDKLKKLSSYDSLTGLYNRRMLIEYTQHAISLAKRSNKNIGILYFDLDDFKKVNDTYGHSVGDNLLKEVATRVKSSIRSSDILARIGGDEFALLVENIIDCSDLVNIAKNIISSFSVPVYLNKQPVHITSSIGIALFKENSETADGLIQQADTAMYNAKRAGRNCYMFFSESMNKAASIQLETENNLKIALQNDEFTIFYQPKVSYKSKQITQAEALIRWNHPKKGLIPPNIFIPIAEKSDLIIDIGKWVRDQVLQQLTIWQEKNFPPIKVSVNVSGKEFIKREVLQHLLDIFMKYQIAPHWLELEITEDTLIQSIKDNNTDYEIIRGMDVGLAIDDFGTGYCSLGYLKDYPFETLKIDKSFINNVTKNEKDASIVKTIIAMAHSLNMSVVAEGVETQEQRDFLVANKCDLIQGYFYCKPQPVDKFEEFVHNFSQQNQTNTPNLALF encoded by the coding sequence ATGTCTAACCGACAGAATTTGCTAGAAGGATCTGAATTATATAACAATATAGAAAACCCTCATATACTTGTGGTTGATGACGAACCATTAATACGTGAAGTTATTTGTGAAACACTAATGTCAGAAAAATACATAACAGAACAGTCATGTGATGGTATTGAAGCATTATATAAAATTAAAAATGATACAAATAAGTATGACCTTATTATAACAGACTTAAAAATGCCAAAAATGGATGGCATAGCATTGCTTAAAGAAATAAGAAAACTCGATGCAAACCAACCTGTTATTGTTTTAACTGGACATGGCAATTTGGATGATGCTTACTCCCTACTAGTTGAATATAAAATATCTGATTTTTTTAGCAAACCACAGATTGGCTCAGATCGATTGTTATTTTCAGTTAGAAATGCTTTAGAAAAATACAGACTTATCAATGAACTAATATCAATTACAACAGAGTTAAAAACATCTAATGATAAGCTTAAAAAATTATCTAGTTACGACTCGCTAACAGGCCTTTATAATCGGCGAATGTTAATAGAGTATACACAACATGCTATCTCTTTAGCTAAACGAAGTAACAAAAACATAGGAATACTTTACTTTGATTTAGATGATTTCAAAAAAGTAAATGACACTTATGGCCATAGTGTAGGAGACAACTTATTAAAAGAAGTTGCAACCAGAGTAAAAAGCTCTATTCGATCAAGTGATATTTTAGCACGAATTGGGGGCGACGAATTTGCACTGTTAGTTGAAAACATTATAGATTGCTCTGATCTAGTTAATATAGCAAAAAATATTATATCATCATTTAGTGTTCCAGTTTATTTAAATAAACAACCTGTTCATATTACTTCTAGTATTGGTATTGCTCTATTTAAAGAAAATAGTGAGACCGCGGATGGCCTGATTCAACAAGCTGACACAGCAATGTACAATGCAAAACGCGCCGGGCGTAATTGCTATATGTTTTTTTCAGAAAGTATGAATAAGGCTGCAAGTATTCAGTTAGAAACAGAAAACAATTTAAAAATTGCTCTACAAAATGATGAATTTACCATTTTTTATCAGCCTAAAGTAAGTTATAAGAGCAAGCAAATCACACAAGCAGAAGCCTTAATTCGTTGGAACCACCCCAAAAAGGGTTTAATTCCACCAAATATATTTATTCCTATTGCAGAAAAAAGTGATCTAATCATTGATATTGGTAAGTGGGTGCGTGACCAAGTTTTACAACAACTAACCATATGGCAAGAAAAAAATTTCCCACCAATAAAAGTGTCAGTAAATGTTTCCGGCAAAGAGTTTATAAAAAGAGAAGTTTTACAACATTTACTTGATATTTTCATGAAATATCAGATTGCCCCACATTGGTTAGAGCTAGAAATTACGGAAGACACCCTTATTCAAAGCATTAAAGATAACAATACTGATTATGAAATAATTAGAGGAATGGATGTAGGTTTAGCTATTGATGACTTTGGCACAGGCTACTGTTCCTTAGGTTATCTAAAGGACTACCCATTTGAAACATTAAAAATTGATAAATCATTTATCAATAATGTAACTAAGAATGAAAAAGATGCCTCAATAGTAAAAACTATTATAGCAATGGCCCATAGTTTAAATATGTCAGTTGTTGCAGAAGGAGTAGAAACCCAAGAACAACGTGATTTTCTAGTAGCAAATAAATGCGATCTAATACAAGGGTACTTCTATTGCAAACCACAGCCTGTTGACAAATTCGAAGAGTTTGTGCACAACTTTAGTCAACAAAACCAAACCAACACTCCAAACCTAGCCTTATTTTAA
- a CDS encoding sensor histidine kinase gives MLKNLLSNKGKVITSLITLNVIIVILGINSFNQLNESSKIANQIYQGPLHSINYARALQKDFLLMQLKLNKIAYEDDIDIQQNIKSLKQSYESFQEDIIVIDEYKTEETSIIIDAINKHMSAWWLFFQPLIKDSHSGQIAYNIKATIQNNKKTISDLSNKLFEEIEWLVETEATNGYLKIVSIQDSHNDYGKISIFLILLGVGILIFTTYIIYPAERKAAEEKLNKTNEELTQTQTQLIQSAKLASVGEMATGLAHEINQPLGIISMYADLRLKEVKKGQYDKTKETYELIIKQINRATTIINHLRVFGRDSSKIPKSLNDINKVIESSFTLFHELFKENNIQLIKNLNNNLSPISCNSIQIEQVLTNLLINAKDALDSKQTKQITVRSHQVNDQIRVEVEDTGMGISLTHLEKVFDPFFTTKEVGKGTGLGLSISYGIIKSHGGNLSAKSKEGEGTTFLIQLPAYQQC, from the coding sequence ATGTTAAAAAATTTACTGTCTAATAAAGGTAAAGTTATAACTTCATTGATTACCCTCAATGTGATTATAGTAATACTTGGCATTAACTCATTTAATCAATTAAATGAGTCTTCAAAAATAGCAAATCAAATATACCAAGGCCCTCTACATTCAATTAATTATGCAAGGGCTTTACAAAAAGATTTTTTGTTAATGCAATTAAAATTAAACAAAATAGCATATGAAGATGATATAGATATACAGCAAAATATAAAATCACTAAAACAAAGTTATGAGTCATTTCAGGAGGATATAATTGTAATCGATGAATACAAAACAGAAGAAACCTCAATTATTATAGATGCAATTAACAAGCATATGAGTGCATGGTGGTTATTTTTTCAACCTTTAATAAAAGACAGTCATTCTGGTCAAATAGCTTATAATATCAAAGCAACCATACAAAACAACAAAAAAACTATTTCCGATCTTAGTAATAAATTATTTGAAGAAATTGAGTGGTTAGTTGAAACAGAAGCAACTAACGGCTATCTAAAAATAGTTAGCATTCAAGATTCACACAATGATTATGGGAAGATCAGTATTTTTTTGATTTTACTTGGAGTCGGCATATTAATATTTACAACTTACATTATCTATCCTGCTGAACGTAAAGCAGCAGAAGAGAAGTTAAACAAAACTAATGAAGAGCTAACTCAAACACAAACACAGCTCATTCAATCAGCAAAACTTGCTTCAGTTGGAGAGATGGCTACAGGTCTAGCTCATGAAATTAATCAACCTTTAGGTATTATTTCTATGTATGCAGACCTTCGACTCAAGGAGGTAAAAAAAGGACAATATGATAAAACAAAGGAAACCTATGAGCTAATTATAAAACAAATAAATAGAGCAACCACTATAATTAATCATTTACGAGTATTCGGCCGAGACTCAAGTAAAATACCAAAATCATTAAACGATATCAATAAAGTTATTGAGTCGTCATTTACTTTATTTCACGAACTATTTAAAGAAAATAATATACAGCTTATAAAAAATCTAAATAACAACTTAAGCCCAATAAGCTGTAATAGCATTCAGATAGAGCAAGTATTAACCAACTTATTAATCAATGCTAAAGATGCCTTAGACTCAAAACAAACCAAACAAATTACCGTAAGGTCTCATCAAGTTAATGACCAAATTAGAGTTGAAGTTGAAGATACAGGAATGGGTATTTCGCTTACCCATTTAGAAAAAGTATTTGACCCTTTTTTTACAACAAAAGAAGTAGGCAAAGGCACTGGTTTAGGGTTATCAATTAGTTATGGAATTATTAAAAGTCATGGAGGTAACTTATCTGCAAAAAGTAAGGAGGGCGAAGGAACTACCTTTCTTATCCAACTTCCAGCTTATCAACAATGCTAG